The Temnothorax longispinosus isolate EJ_2023e chromosome 4, Tlon_JGU_v1, whole genome shotgun sequence genome has a window encoding:
- the LOC139812091 gene encoding uncharacterized protein codes for MELADEIEAILPEIARIIREDFYVDDLLTGAKTIEEAINLRRKISSILGAAGFQLRKWTSNEPAIIQDVPVEDQNLNSIDFQKDGITKTLGTIWETRSDNIAFTIKELSQAKITKRQILTETAQIFDPLGLLGPCIIIAKILLQQLWLHKLSWDESLPLDLHNKWLSFRKQSQILNQIKVPRYVLCENYSDIQLHGFADASQKAYGACIYVRSQNPEGVVEVKLLCAKSRVAPLKQLTIPRLELSAALILARLVAKVVQLFRIPISKITCWIDAQIVIGWLRLQPSTLQVFVANRVAEIQDLTKSYNWRHVPTTENPADFLSRGLSADKLIHSKLWWCGPSFLLKDEGEWPTCVSTEEDLPEVKKACCLMKQRLEKETSMFEKASSAKRLIRGIAYCKRFSYNYKHKSERKADFLTALELRDSLNALIKIAQRESFPNEIQDREVVVSDKLISLNPFVDEKGILRVGRRLGNSEFSHDKKHPIVLSAKHKFTKLLLIDEHLRLLHAAPQALLASIRERFWIIGGRNLAKKVVHECIKCFKNKPQSAQTLMGELPKARVSMAGPFHATGVDYGGPFLIKDRKGRGCKTNKCYVGLFVCFATKAIHLELISDMTSESFIAALRRFVSRRGKPAYIYSDNGTNFVGANRELNELARFLIKEQTKLSESINEVGINWQFIPAYSPHFGGLWEAGIKSAKHHLKRVASNLTLTFEEFYTLLTQIEAILNSRPLTPMSTDPNDLTPLTPAHFLIGKSLTSVADPNLTHLPESRLSRWQLIQNVQQHFWQRWSKEYVAELQQRTKWRKPFKPYWKAPWFLLRKTIFPRSNGDWVAYFPSIRDETKLFEWPR; via the coding sequence ATGGAACTAGCAGACGAAATCGAAGCTATACTACCAGAAATAGCAAGAATCATTCGTGAGGATTTTTACGTCGATGACTTATTGACAGGAGCCAAAACCATTGAAGAAGCTATAAACTTAAGGCGAAAGATTTCCAGCATACTAGGAGCAGCAGGTTTTCAGTTAAGAAAATGGACATCTAACGAGCCTGCAATTATTCAGGATGTTCCGGTGGAGGATCAGAATTTGAATAGTATTGACTTCCAAAAGGATGGCATAACGAAGACACTAGGTACAATATGGGAAACACGGTCTGATAACATAGCCTTCACTATAAAGGAATTAAGTCAAGCTAAGATAACAAAAAGGCAAATATTAACGGAGACCGCTCAAATATTTGATCCCTTAGGTCTCCTTGGTCCATGCATTATTATAGCGaagattttattacaacaaCTGTGGTTGCATAAACTGTCGTGGGACGAATCCCTACCTTTAGACTTGCATAACAAGTGGTTATCGTTTCGAAAACAGAGTCAAATTTTAAACCAAATCAAGGTACCGCGGTATGTTTTGTGCGAAAATTATTCAGATATACAATTACACGGTTTTGCGGATGCATCGCAAAAGGCTTATGGCGCGTGCATCTACGTGCGATCTCAGAATCCTGAAGGAGTTGTGGAAGTAAAGCTTTTATGTGCAAAAAGCAGGGTAGCTCCGCTTAAACAGCTAACAATTCCTCGCTTAGAGCTTTCTGCAGCTCTCATCCTTGCGCGCCTGGTCGCCAAGGTAGTGCAATTGTTTAGAATACCTATCAGTAAGATCACTTGTTGGATTGATGCTCAGATAGTTATCGGTTGGTTAAGATTGCAGCCAAGTACATTACAAGTATTCGTAGCAAATCGCGTTGCGGAGATACAAGATCTAACTAAGTCGTATAATTGGCGACATGTTCCAACAACGGAGAATCCAGCTGATTTCCTTTCGCGTGGTCTATCTGCTGACAAGTTAATACACTCGAAGTTATGGTGGTGCGGTCCATCTTTCTTGTTAAAGGACGAAGGCGAATGGCCTACATGCGTCTCAACAGAAGAGGACCTGCCCGAAGTGAAAAAGGCGTGTTGTTTGATGAAACAAAGGTTAGAAAAGGAGACATCCATGTTCGAAAAAGCATCGAGCGCGAAACGTCTCATTCGTGGCATAGCTTATTGTAAGCGTTTCTCATATAATTACAAGCACAAGAGTGAACGCAAAGCAGATTTCCTTACAGCGTTGGAATTAAGAGACTCATTAAATGCACTCATAAAGATAGCGCAACGCGAAAGCTTTCCAAACGAAATACAGGATAGGGAAGTAGTAGTATCTGATAAGTTAATTTCACTCAATCCTTTCGTAGACGAAAAAGGTATATTACGAGTGGGAAGAAGATTGGGTAACTCAGAGTTTTCCCATGATAAGAAGCATCCCATCGTTCTGTCAGCCAAACATAAGTTTACAAAATTGCTTCTCATAGATGAGCATCTGCGATTATTACATGCAGCTCCGCAAGCACTTTTGGCTTCCATACGCGAGAGATTTTGGATAATTGGGGGTCGAAATCTTGCAAAAAAGGTAGTTCATGAGTGCATAAAATGCTTCAAAAACAAGCCGCAGTCAGCACAAACGTTAATGGGCGAGTTGCCGAAGGCTCGCGTATCCATGGCAGGACCCTTTCACGCAACAGGTGTAGATTACGGCGGTCCATTTCTGATCAAAGATAGGAAAGGCAGAGGTTGCAAAACGAACAAGTGTTACGTAGGTCTATTCGTTTGTTTCGCTACAAAGGCGATACACTTAGAGTTAATATCTGATATGACCTCGGAATCTTTCATTGCAGCACTCAGACGTTTTGTTTCTAGAAGAGGCAAACCGGCCTACATATACTCAGATAATGGTACAAATTTTGTCGGTGCCAATCGCGAGTTAAATGAGTTAGcgcgatttttaataaaagagcAAACAAAACTTAGCGAATCCATTAATGAAGTAGGTATTAACTGGCAGTTTATTCCTGCATACTCTCCTCACTTTGGGGGTTTATGGGAAGCGGGCATAAAATCCGCAAAACACCATTTAAAGCGGGTTGCAAGcaatttaacattaacattCGAAGAATTTTATACGCTACTTACGCAAATAGAGGCGATACTAAATTCACGCCCACTAACTCCCATGTCTACCGATCCCAATGATCTCACTCCACTTACTCCCGCTCACTTTCTGATCGGCAAATCTTTAACCTCGGTGGCCGATCCAAATCTCACGCATTTGCCAGAATCTCGATTGTCCAGGTGGCAGCTCATACAAAACGTACAGCAGCACTTCTGGCAAAGATGGAGCAAGGAGTACGTTGCGGAATTACAGCAACGTACTAAATGGAGGAAGCCATTCAAACCTTACTGGAAGGCACCATGGTTCTTATTAAGGAAAACAATCTTCCCCCGTTCAAATGGAGACTGGGTCGCATACTTTCCATCCATCCGGGACGAGACCAAATTGTTCGAGTGGCCACGGTGA
- the LOC139812092 gene encoding uncharacterized protein — protein MEGLNRSRGAVKGKFTSFKSYITKTIATYPDTSVPLDEVTQTEIRERISRIREAYSRYNELQTVIDELTDDEQETIGYRERVEEEYFHTISQAESLLTRGMVTKDLNISRPSAAAEEAHSSQTQPVIQPVHVQATNDNGAAHFPPDFARYPNQNIIYKNAGIRLPTIELPKFSGDTAEWLSFRDTFESLISRNESIDPIQKFHYLKASLEGNAAQIIKSLEFTAVNYTVAWNTICDRFNNKRLLTHNHIKSLFSINNMKEESSSQIREIVDTLNKHLRALNALDQATESWDALLIYLISTKLDNVTARAWEKERAGNDVPTLEEFKSFLNSRADLLEALELKDKNMHKSKQAERSKVKSFLVQGQKCIVCKETHKLSNCTKFLEMSPQKRAECVRGAKLCFNCMKPGHYLRDCKAGSCKQCAGKHNTLLHFDKPATVQTSSTKEVKNSSILCSHNQCSSHSVLLATALILVTDSQGKKHNVRAILDPGSQSSLITTRLCQDLRLQISRIHMTIDAINGLSSKIKHKCKVELSTHHNSYKFGIECLVIPEITGQLPAQRINIPEGEIPSNIKLADPSFNIPGKVNILIGADCFWNLLCVGQLTIGQNQLTFQKTKLGWIAVGPLKGIYSNSVRCNLSRSDDIDKQLMKFWEIEEVGHNKILSNEEKECEDHFAKTVYRNQDGRFVVIMPFKEDPRELGESKTTALKRLISLERRLQKDPVLGQRYAAFLEEYERLGHMHIVSEETTPEVSYYLPHHCVIKTDSTTTGVRVVFDASAPTDNGISLNDLQMVGPTLQQDLFSILIRFRIFLYILFADIEKMYRQVLINPKQRALLRILWRLCSKDPIQI, from the coding sequence ATGGAAGGTCTCAACAGATCTCGCGGTGCTGTCAAGGGTAAATTCACGtcgtttaaaagttacatCACAAAAACTATTGCAACATATCCTGACACGAGTGTTCCGTTAGATGAAGTGACACAAACAGAGATTCGCGAGCGTATTAGTCGCATACGGGAGGCATATAGTAGATACAATGAGTTGCAAACAGTTATTGACGAGCTGACAGATGACGAGCAAGAAACGATAGGTTATCGCGAGCGAGTggaagaagaatattttcatACGATAAGTCAGGCCGAGTCCTTACTCACGCGGGGCATGGTCACAAAAGACTTGAATATTTCGCGTCCGAGTGCTGCAGCGGAGGAGGCTCATTCGTCGCAAACACAACCTGTAATACAACCTGTGCATGTACAAGCAACAAACGATAACGGTGCGGCGCATTTTCCTCCGGATTTTGCGCGATATCCAAatcaaaacattatatataagaatgcAGGTATTAGATTGCCAACAATCGAATTACCGAAATTCAGTGGTGATACTGCGGAATGGCTTAGTTTCCGAGATACATTTGAATCGTTAATAAGTCGAAATGAGAGTATTGATCctatacaaaaatttcattacttGAAAGCGTCTCTGGAGGGTAATGCGGCGCAAATAATCAAATCGTTAGAATTTACAGCCGTAAACTATACCGTTGCGTGGAACACGATATGTGATAGgttcaataataaaagattactTACGCATAATCACATTAAATCGCTttttagtattaataatatgaagGAGGAATCATCGAGTCAAATTCGCGAAATCGTTGATACTCTTAATAAGCATTTGCGCGCATTAAATGCCTTAGATCAAGCTACAGAAAGTTGGgatgcattattaatatatctgatATCAACTAAGTTAGATAATGTCACCGCCCGAGCTTGGGAAAAAGAGCGTGCAGGGAATGACGTTCCCACTTTGGAGGAATTCAAATCATTCTTGAATTCTCGTGCAGACTTATTGGAGGCCTTGGAACTAAAGGACAAGAACATGCACAAGTCAAAACAAGCAGAGCGTTCCAAAGTAAAATCATTTCTCGTTCAAGGTCAAAAGTGTATAGTGTGCAAGGAGACGCACAAGTTATCAAACTGTACGAAATTTCTCGAGATGTCTCCTCAAAAAAGAGCAGAATGTGTAAGAGGTGCTAAGCTATGCTTTAACTGTATGAAGCCCGGGCATTACCTTAGAGATTGCAAGGCAGGTTCGTGTAAACAATGTGCAGGTAAGCATAACACATTATTGCACTTTGACAAACCTGCAACAGTACAAACAAGTTCAACGAAAGAAGTGAAGAATTCTTCTATTTTGTGTTCGCATAATCAATGTAGCTCACATAGTGTTTTACTAGCCACAGCCTTGATATTAGTAACGGATAGTCAAGGGAAAAAACATAATGTTCGTGCGATATTGGATCCAGGCTCTCAGTCGAGTCTCATCACCACCAGGTTATGTCAAGACTTAAGGCTACAGATATCAAGAATTCATATGACCATTGACGCGATAAATGGATTGTCATCCAAAATAAAGCATAAGTGCAAGGTTGAGCTGTCAACACACCACAACAGTTACAAATTTGGTATTGAATGTTTGGTTATTCCAGAAATCACGGGTCAACTACCAGCTCAGCGCATCAATATTCCGGAGGGCGAGATCCCTTCTAACATCAAGTTGGCGGATCCATCATTCAACATACCAGGCAAGGTGAACATTCTGATCGGAGCAGATTGCTTCTGGAACCTCTTATGTGTAGGGCAGTTAACTATTGGTCAGAATCAACTCACATTCCAAAAAACCAAATTAGGTTGGATAGCAGTGGGCCCTTTAAAAGGCATCTACTCCAATTCAGTTCGATGTAATCTAAGCAGATCAGACGACATCGATAAGCAACTCATGAAGTTTTGGGAAATCGAAGAGGTCGGTCATAACAAGATACTATctaatgaagaaaaagagtGCGAGGACCATTTTGCAAAGACTGTCTATCGTAATCAAGATGGTAGATTTGTAGTGATTATGCCCTTCAAGGAAGATCCTCGGGAATTAGGTGAATCGAAGACAACGGCTCTCAAACGATTGATTAGTCTCGAGAGAAGATTGCAAAAAGATCCTGTCCTCGGACAGCGATACGCAGCATTCCTTGAAGAATACGAAAGATTAGGGCACATGCACATAGTATCCGAGGAAACAACGCCCGAAGTCTCGTATTATCTACCCCATCATTGTGTCATCAAGACAGACAGCACAACAACTGGAGTACGTGTAGTTTTTGACGCATCGGCGCCAACGGACAATGGCATCTCACTGAATGATTTACAGATGGTGGGACCTACGTTACAGCAAGATCTGTTTTCGATACTCATCAGattcagaatttttctttacatcCTATTTGCAGACATAGAGAAGATGTATAGACAGGTGTTAATAAATCCAAAGCAACGTGCACTTCTAAGGATTTTGTGGCGTCTGTGTAGCAAGGATCCCATACAAATTTAG